The following proteins are encoded in a genomic region of Sulfurovum indicum:
- the rlmN gene encoding 23S rRNA (adenine(2503)-C(2))-methyltransferase RlmN, with protein MKKIIQDLTKEELAEKIKPAFRAKQVYQWIYHKYATSFEEMKNLPKAMREELDAVYTLTPLKTVTVQESMDGSRKYLFELHDGHTVEAVLLLMRDKEYHEDGSVKHQERYTVCISSQVGCKVGCAFCLTAKGGFMRNLTAGEIVEQLRMIKKDNDIAANRRVNIVFMGMGEPLDNLDAVARAVKIFAEKEGMAISPHRQTISTSGLSSKIEKLGRMELGINLAISLHAVDDELRQQLMPINKAYNIESIITAVKNFPVNDRKRVMFEYLVIKDVNDDISAAKKLLKLLEGIKAKVNLIYFNPYGGTEFKRPSEADMKKFQEYLTKRGLHCTIRESKGLDISAACGQLREQELEGESHE; from the coding sequence ATGAAAAAGATAATCCAGGATCTGACAAAAGAGGAACTGGCAGAAAAGATCAAACCGGCATTTCGTGCCAAGCAGGTTTACCAGTGGATCTACCACAAATATGCGACCTCTTTTGAGGAGATGAAGAATCTGCCTAAAGCAATGCGGGAAGAATTGGATGCGGTGTATACACTTACACCGCTTAAGACTGTAACAGTACAGGAGAGTATGGATGGTAGCCGGAAATACCTTTTCGAACTTCATGACGGGCATACAGTCGAAGCAGTACTTTTACTGATGCGGGACAAGGAGTATCATGAAGATGGCTCTGTAAAGCACCAGGAGCGCTATACTGTCTGTATCTCTTCTCAGGTAGGGTGTAAGGTAGGATGTGCCTTTTGTTTAACTGCAAAGGGTGGTTTTATGCGAAATTTGACAGCAGGAGAGATCGTTGAACAGCTTCGTATGATCAAAAAGGATAATGATATCGCTGCCAACCGCCGTGTCAATATCGTTTTCATGGGGATGGGAGAACCGCTTGACAATCTCGATGCTGTAGCCAGGGCTGTGAAGATTTTTGCTGAGAAGGAAGGTATGGCAATCTCTCCGCATCGTCAGACAATCTCAACTTCCGGGCTTTCAAGCAAGATAGAAAAGCTGGGGAGAATGGAGCTTGGTATTAATCTGGCCATTTCTCTGCATGCAGTGGATGATGAGCTCAGACAACAGTTGATGCCTATCAATAAAGCCTATAACATTGAGTCAATTATTACTGCCGTCAAAAATTTTCCTGTCAATGACCGAAAACGTGTCATGTTTGAATATCTTGTCATCAAAGATGTCAATGATGACATCTCTGCAGCAAAGAAACTGCTTAAACTGCTTGAGGGAATCAAAGCAAAGGTCAATTTGATCTACTTTAATCCCTATGGCGGTACAGAGTTTAAACGTCCGAGTGAAGCAGATATGAAGAAATTCCAGGAATACTTGACAAAGAGAGGCTTGCACTGTACTATACGAGAATCAAAAGGGCTTGATATCTCTGCAGCGTGCGGTCAGCTTAGAGAGCAGGAACTGGAAGGAGAAAGCCATGAGTAG
- a CDS encoding heparan-alpha-glucosaminide N-acetyltransferase: protein MQTPKNKRIEGLDIFRGIAICLMICFHFFYDLNHFNLIEIDLGHDTFWLAFRYLIISMFLIGAGISLALTHQNGIRWKHVLRRSIILFAASLAISVVTYLQFPSSWVYFGIIHFIFIASLAGLLFIRFPAVALILAAILLIGSFFQWFHMHWLFSMLQPLLMLPSRYTVDLVPFVPWFAAVLLGIFLTGYNLHFKPFHFLEMSMRSIRTASPLSFLGRHSLLIYLLHQPLIFGIFLLLV, encoded by the coding sequence ATGCAGACCCCAAAAAACAAACGTATCGAAGGACTCGACATTTTCAGAGGTATAGCGATCTGTTTGATGATCTGTTTCCACTTCTTTTATGATCTGAACCATTTTAACCTGATAGAGATTGACCTGGGCCATGATACCTTTTGGCTTGCTTTCAGATATCTGATCATCAGTATGTTTCTCATTGGTGCGGGGATCAGTCTTGCGCTGACACACCAGAACGGTATACGGTGGAAGCATGTTCTCAGGCGTTCTATCATCCTTTTTGCCGCTTCTCTTGCAATTAGTGTTGTGACCTATCTGCAGTTCCCGTCATCCTGGGTCTATTTCGGCATTATCCACTTTATCTTCATTGCGTCTCTTGCGGGCCTTCTCTTCATCCGCTTCCCTGCAGTCGCTTTGATCCTGGCCGCCATACTTCTTATTGGTTCATTCTTTCAGTGGTTTCATATGCACTGGCTCTTTAGTATGCTTCAGCCTCTATTGATGCTCCCGTCCCGTTATACTGTCGACCTTGTACCTTTTGTCCCATGGTTTGCTGCTGTTCTGCTCGGGATCTTCCTGACAGGGTATAATCTGCATTTCAAACCTTTCCACTTTCTCGAAATGTCCATGCGCTCCATTCGTACCGCCTCTCCTCTCTCTTTTCTCGGCAGACACTCTCTGCTTATCTATCTGCTGCATCAGCCTCTCATCTTCGGCATCTTTCTGCTGCTTGTATAA
- the purB gene encoding adenylosuccinate lyase, producing the protein MVERYSRKEMAENWTMQAKYQAWLDVELAVVKAWNRLGLIPDEDAKKIIENAGFSVERIDEIEAVTKHDLIAFTTSVAETLGEESRWFHYGMTSSDTVDTAVALQMVRSLRIIIEDVKMMMESIKKRAFEHKMTLMVGRSHGIHGEPITFGLVLAVWYDEMARHLENLEQTMEVIRVGQISGAMGNFAHAPLELEEIACEELGLKPAPVSNQVIQRDRYARLASALALLASSVEKFAVQVRHWQRTEVYEVEEYFAKGQKGSSAMPHKRNPILTENITGLARIIRAYATPAMENVALWHERDISHSSTERFWLPDSFITTDFMLHRMNNVIANMTVMPENMMKNLNLTGGLVFSQRVLLELPKAGVSREDAYKIVQRNAMKVWEEIQQGKPTLNEKGESLYLQYLLADEELGKFLSEEQIRECFNYDYYTKNVDRIFDRVFK; encoded by the coding sequence ATGGTAGAACGATATTCACGTAAAGAGATGGCTGAAAACTGGACAATGCAGGCAAAATATCAGGCATGGCTGGATGTAGAGCTTGCCGTGGTCAAAGCCTGGAACAGGTTGGGGCTTATCCCGGATGAGGATGCAAAGAAGATCATAGAAAATGCCGGGTTCTCTGTGGAACGTATTGATGAGATAGAAGCGGTGACAAAGCATGACCTGATCGCTTTTACGACATCAGTTGCTGAAACACTCGGAGAGGAGAGCCGCTGGTTTCACTATGGAATGACAAGTTCTGATACTGTCGATACAGCTGTAGCACTGCAAATGGTACGATCTCTCAGGATCATCATCGAAGATGTCAAGATGATGATGGAGTCAATCAAAAAGAGAGCTTTTGAGCATAAGATGACACTGATGGTCGGAAGAAGCCATGGTATACATGGTGAGCCTATTACATTTGGTCTTGTCCTGGCAGTCTGGTATGATGAGATGGCCAGACACCTGGAGAATCTTGAACAGACCATGGAAGTGATCCGGGTAGGCCAGATCTCAGGAGCAATGGGCAACTTTGCGCATGCACCGCTTGAGCTTGAAGAGATTGCCTGTGAAGAGCTGGGGCTCAAGCCGGCACCTGTTTCCAACCAGGTGATTCAGAGAGACCGTTATGCACGCCTGGCCAGTGCATTGGCACTTTTGGCATCTTCTGTTGAAAAGTTTGCTGTACAGGTACGTCACTGGCAGAGAACAGAAGTATATGAAGTAGAAGAGTATTTTGCAAAAGGCCAAAAAGGCTCTTCGGCGATGCCGCATAAAAGAAACCCGATCCTTACAGAGAATATTACCGGACTTGCCCGTATCATCAGGGCCTATGCAACACCGGCTATGGAGAATGTCGCACTCTGGCATGAGAGAGACATCTCCCATTCATCTACGGAACGTTTCTGGCTGCCTGACTCATTTATTACCACGGACTTTATGCTTCACCGAATGAACAATGTGATCGCCAACATGACTGTTATGCCGGAGAACATGATGAAGAACCTGAACCTTACAGGCGGACTTGTCTTCTCTCAGCGTGTACTGCTTGAACTGCCAAAAGCAGGAGTAAGTCGTGAGGATGCATACAAGATCGTTCAGCGTAATGCTATGAAGGTATGGGAAGAGATACAGCAGGGTAAACCGACCCTCAATGAAAAAGGGGAGTCTCTCTATCTTCAGTATCTGCTTGCAGATGAGGAGCTTGGAAAATTCCTTTCCGAAGAGCAGATCCGTGAATGCTTTAACTATGATTACTATACCAAGAATGTAGACAGGATATTCGATAGGGTTTTTAAATAA
- a CDS encoding phosphorylase family protein, giving the protein MIVCAGKSEQFDFAQPVGIGMIESAINLSRICEIKKPDYIVFVGTAGSYGEKEIFEIVESRTAANIEQAFFTEDAYTPIDNMVSAYGGTEGDAPSVASLLSQSSLTSFKGAHVSRETLENRETIVNTSNYITTNKEIWKYYTAQSIHLENMEFFAVLKVAQMYGIPAAGIFIVTNYCDESAHEDFLKNHKEAMQRLDLYVKARAGK; this is encoded by the coding sequence ATGATCGTTTGTGCCGGGAAAAGCGAACAGTTCGACTTTGCGCAGCCCGTCGGTATAGGGATGATAGAGTCGGCAATTAATCTGAGCCGCATCTGTGAAATAAAAAAGCCGGATTATATTGTTTTTGTCGGTACTGCAGGATCATATGGAGAGAAAGAGATATTTGAGATCGTAGAGTCGAGAACCGCTGCGAATATTGAACAGGCTTTTTTTACTGAAGATGCCTATACCCCTATTGACAATATGGTGTCTGCCTATGGCGGTACTGAAGGTGATGCACCTTCGGTTGCAAGTCTGCTAAGTCAAAGCAGTTTGACTTCCTTTAAGGGCGCTCATGTTTCACGTGAAACTCTCGAAAACAGGGAAACCATTGTTAATACGTCGAATTATATTACGACAAATAAAGAGATCTGGAAATACTATACTGCACAAAGTATCCATCTGGAGAATATGGAGTTTTTTGCAGTACTCAAAGTCGCACAGATGTATGGTATCCCTGCGGCAGGTATTTTCATTGTGACCAACTACTGTGATGAAAGTGCCCACGAGGATTTTCTCAAAAATCACAAAGAGGCGATGCAGAGGCTGGATCTCTATGTCAAAGCACGTGCCGGGAAATAA
- a CDS encoding citrate synthase — protein sequence MPKESFTLIDNRNGKQYEYPVLKGSRGPDVLDLRTFFSDTGLFSYDPGYTSTASCRSNITFINGKKGELRYRGIPIEELATEHTYLETCYLLLNGELPSAQKLLAFDLEIRHRAFLHEGLRHLFNAFPDNAHPMATLSAAVTALASFYDEHLNMENGTEYLEMAHRIIAKIPTIAAFAYRHSLGIPFIQPDIDLAFTRNFLTMMRAYPGGKMHLGTEGHDEIKEVEVRALDTIFTLHADHEQNASTTVVRNVASTGAHPYVAIASGISALWGRAHGGANESVIAQLEMIGSVDRVDTFIAKAKDPDDPFRLMGFGHRVYKNFDPRARILKKLQDELKEEIGLNSHLMEIAEKVEEIALSDEYFISRNLYPNIDFYTGIILTALQIPKSMFTPVFVIGRTVGWITQWIEFKQDPQSKIARPRQLYSGQ from the coding sequence ATGCCAAAGGAGAGTTTTACTTTAATAGATAACCGTAACGGCAAACAGTACGAATATCCTGTGTTGAAAGGGAGCAGGGGACCTGATGTACTCGATCTTCGTACATTCTTCAGTGATACCGGTCTCTTCTCTTATGATCCGGGTTATACATCCACAGCAAGCTGCAGATCAAACATAACATTCATCAATGGCAAAAAAGGAGAACTGCGCTACCGTGGTATTCCCATAGAGGAATTGGCTACAGAACATACCTATCTTGAAACCTGCTATCTTCTGCTCAATGGTGAACTCCCCTCTGCCCAAAAGCTTCTTGCATTTGATCTGGAAATACGCCACCGCGCTTTTCTGCATGAAGGGTTACGCCACCTTTTCAATGCCTTTCCGGACAATGCGCACCCTATGGCAACTCTTTCTGCTGCTGTGACTGCCCTTGCTTCTTTTTATGATGAACACTTGAACATGGAAAATGGGACTGAATATCTGGAAATGGCACACCGTATCATTGCAAAGATCCCGACAATTGCAGCCTTTGCCTACAGACATTCACTTGGTATCCCCTTTATTCAACCGGATATTGACCTTGCTTTCACAAGGAACTTTCTGACAATGATGCGTGCCTACCCCGGCGGGAAGATGCATCTTGGGACAGAAGGGCATGATGAGATCAAAGAGGTTGAAGTACGTGCCCTTGACACTATTTTTACCCTTCATGCGGACCATGAGCAAAATGCCTCTACCACTGTGGTACGTAATGTTGCCTCAACAGGAGCCCATCCCTATGTTGCCATTGCTTCGGGTATCTCTGCACTTTGGGGACGGGCACACGGAGGTGCCAACGAATCGGTCATTGCCCAGCTTGAAATGATAGGTTCCGTTGACAGGGTGGACACATTTATTGCAAAAGCCAAGGATCCGGATGATCCATTCAGGTTGATGGGCTTTGGACACCGTGTCTATAAAAACTTTGATCCGCGCGCCAGAATCCTAAAAAAACTTCAGGATGAGCTTAAAGAGGAGATAGGCTTGAACTCACATCTCATGGAGATTGCAGAGAAAGTAGAAGAGATTGCTCTTAGTGATGAGTACTTCATCTCGAGAAACCTCTATCCCAATATCGATTTTTATACCGGTATCATCCTCACTGCACTTCAGATTCCAAAAAGTATGTTCACCCCTGTTTTCGTGATCGGCAGAACCGTAGGATGGATCACGCAATGGATTGAGTTCAAACAGGATCCCCAGTCCAAGATCGCCAGACCAAGACAGCTCTATAGCGGGCAATAG
- the ppnP gene encoding pyrimidine/purine nucleoside phosphorylase, with translation MKQFNNVTVLLEGNSYFDGAVTSRTVMFEDGSRKTLGFMLPGEYEFGTDAAELMEIVSGELDVKLPGADEWQTIKSAESFNVPANSKFQVSVKVVTDYCCSYL, from the coding sequence ATGAAACAGTTTAATAATGTAACGGTTCTCTTGGAAGGGAACAGCTATTTTGACGGCGCTGTAACAAGCCGAACAGTAATGTTCGAAGATGGAAGCAGAAAAACACTGGGATTCATGTTGCCGGGAGAGTATGAGTTCGGTACCGATGCAGCAGAATTGATGGAGATTGTTTCAGGTGAGCTGGATGTCAAGCTTCCAGGAGCTGATGAATGGCAAACGATCAAGAGCGCTGAGTCGTTTAACGTCCCCGCAAACAGCAAGTTTCAGGTGAGTGTCAAGGTAGTAACAGACTACTGCTGTTCATATCTGTAA
- the hisF gene encoding imidazole glycerol phosphate synthase subunit HisF: protein MDYFAKRIIPCLDVDSGRVVKGVNFVGLRDAGDPVEVARRYNEEGADELTFLDIGASHEGRETIVDVVKKVAQEIFIPLTVGGGIRRLEDIYALLNVGCDKVSINSAAIKRPDFIEEGAKRFGSQCIVVAIDAKRVDDRKWHVFTHGGRNDTGIDALEWAKEAYRRGAGELLVTSMDADGTKAGFDNELNRRIGEEVNIPVIASGGAGTMEHIKEAFTIGNADAALAASIFHFREIDIMDLKRYLKDENIPVRL, encoded by the coding sequence ATGGATTATTTTGCAAAACGTATCATTCCCTGTCTTGATGTTGACAGCGGACGTGTTGTCAAGGGAGTGAACTTTGTGGGACTTCGTGATGCCGGAGATCCGGTAGAGGTTGCCAGACGTTATAATGAAGAGGGTGCTGATGAACTTACCTTCCTTGATATTGGCGCAAGTCATGAGGGGCGTGAGACGATCGTCGACGTAGTCAAAAAAGTTGCCCAGGAGATTTTTATTCCGTTGACAGTAGGCGGCGGTATCCGCAGGCTGGAAGATATTTATGCACTTTTAAATGTCGGATGCGACAAAGTAAGTATCAACTCTGCCGCTATCAAACGGCCTGATTTTATCGAAGAGGGTGCCAAACGTTTTGGTTCACAGTGTATTGTGGTAGCGATTGATGCCAAGAGAGTCGATGACCGGAAATGGCATGTTTTTACCCATGGTGGTCGGAATGATACAGGTATTGATGCTCTGGAGTGGGCAAAAGAGGCTTACAGAAGAGGTGCAGGTGAGCTGTTGGTGACCTCGATGGACGCTGACGGAACAAAAGCAGGCTTTGACAATGAACTGAACCGGAGGATCGGGGAAGAGGTGAACATACCGGTCATTGCAAGCGGAGGAGCAGGAACAATGGAACATATAAAAGAGGCATTTACTATAGGAAATGCCGATGCTGCATTGGCCGCTTCCATCTTTCACTTTAGAGAGATAGATATCATGGATCTGAAACGCTACCTTAAAGATGAAAATATTCCGGTGAGGCTCTAA
- a CDS encoding ribonucleoside-diphosphate reductase subunit alpha, with the protein MIRVVKRNGRVETLDVTKIQKYTSAAVEGLEGVSQSELEVDAKLQFRDMISSEEIQTTLIKTAVDKIDIDRPNWTFVAARLFLYDLYHKVTGFTGYNHLRDYFEKGEKEGRIVLGLKEKYDLDDLNDYIKPERDLQFNYLGIRTLYDRYLIKDRQGVPIELPQQLFMGVAMFLAQNEFDCQTWAKKFYDILSKFEVMAATPTLSNARTPRHQLSSCYIGSTPDNIEGIFDGYKEMALLSKFGGGIGWDWSLVRGMGSYIDGHKHAAGGIVPFLKIANDVAIAVDQLGTRKGAIAVYIEPWHVDVKDFLDLKKNSGEERRRAHDLFPALWLNDLFMKRVANDEMWTLFDPFEVSELTELYGEEFEKRYIELENSEEDITRERISAKGLWKEILRSYFETGNPFLTFKDTANRANPNKHAGVIRSTNLCTEIFQNTAPNHYRSQFVFEDGTTVSYEENELVTVDSGMTKPAKKVTALDSIDGKQIWIVDKEKIDGDTAVCNLASVNLSKINTREDLERVVPVAVRMLDNVIDLNFYPLAKVKRTNEKSRSIGLGVMGEAQMLAEHQIEWGSSEHLEKIDEVMESFSYYTIEASSNLALEKGVYPNFEGSDWSKGILPIDKANENACKLVDRGGLFGYSHDWQRLREKVQKDGMRNGYLMAIAPTSSISILTGTTQAIEPVYKRKWFEENLSGLIPVTAPKLSPDTWQYYIPAYDLDQNLLIKAGAIRQKWLDQGQSLNIFITLDKASGKYLNEIYMNAWKFGLKSTYYLRSQSPETTGDVEDRSQECVGCQ; encoded by the coding sequence ATGATTCGTGTAGTGAAACGGAACGGAAGAGTGGAGACGTTGGATGTTACCAAAATACAGAAATATACCTCTGCGGCTGTTGAAGGCCTTGAGGGGGTAAGTCAGAGTGAATTGGAAGTCGATGCAAAACTACAGTTTCGTGACATGATCTCCTCCGAGGAGATACAGACAACACTGATCAAAACAGCGGTAGACAAGATTGATATCGATCGACCAAACTGGACTTTTGTGGCCGCACGTCTTTTCCTTTACGATCTTTACCATAAAGTTACAGGGTTTACCGGTTACAATCACCTTCGGGACTATTTTGAAAAAGGGGAGAAAGAGGGACGTATTGTTCTTGGGCTGAAGGAGAAATATGATCTTGATGACCTCAATGACTATATCAAGCCCGAGCGTGATCTGCAGTTCAACTATCTTGGTATCCGTACCCTTTATGACAGATATCTTATCAAAGACAGACAGGGTGTGCCTATCGAGCTTCCGCAACAGCTCTTTATGGGAGTTGCAATGTTCCTCGCACAAAATGAGTTTGACTGTCAGACCTGGGCAAAGAAGTTTTACGATATTTTAAGTAAGTTCGAGGTGATGGCGGCTACACCGACACTCTCCAATGCACGTACACCGAGACATCAGCTCAGCTCCTGCTATATCGGATCGACTCCCGATAATATAGAAGGGATCTTTGACGGATACAAAGAGATGGCGCTGCTGAGCAAGTTTGGTGGTGGTATCGGTTGGGACTGGTCCTTGGTGCGAGGTATGGGCTCTTATATTGACGGGCATAAACATGCAGCAGGAGGTATTGTACCGTTTCTTAAGATCGCCAACGATGTTGCCATTGCTGTCGATCAGCTTGGGACCCGAAAAGGAGCTATTGCAGTTTACATTGAGCCCTGGCATGTTGATGTGAAAGATTTTCTGGACTTGAAGAAAAACTCCGGGGAGGAGCGCCGCAGAGCACATGATCTCTTCCCTGCCCTCTGGCTTAATGATCTTTTCATGAAGAGGGTAGCCAATGATGAGATGTGGACACTTTTTGATCCGTTCGAAGTTTCCGAATTGACAGAACTTTACGGCGAGGAGTTTGAGAAGCGATATATCGAGCTTGAGAACAGTGAAGAGGATATCACCAGAGAGCGTATCTCTGCCAAGGGACTATGGAAAGAGATCCTGCGTTCCTATTTTGAGACAGGGAATCCATTCCTTACCTTTAAAGATACAGCCAACCGTGCCAACCCGAACAAGCATGCAGGAGTGATACGCAGTACCAACCTCTGTACGGAGATATTCCAAAATACGGCACCAAACCACTACCGGTCACAGTTTGTATTTGAGGATGGTACGACAGTATCGTATGAGGAGAATGAGCTTGTCACTGTTGACAGCGGCATGACCAAGCCTGCAAAGAAGGTCACAGCCCTTGACAGTATTGATGGTAAACAGATCTGGATCGTTGACAAAGAGAAGATAGACGGGGATACAGCAGTGTGTAACCTTGCTTCTGTCAACCTTTCCAAGATCAACACCAGAGAAGATCTTGAACGAGTTGTACCGGTTGCTGTACGCATGCTGGATAATGTCATTGATCTGAACTTCTATCCGCTTGCCAAAGTAAAGCGTACCAATGAAAAGTCCCGTTCCATTGGTTTGGGGGTCATGGGTGAAGCACAGATGCTGGCTGAACACCAGATTGAGTGGGGGAGTTCGGAACACCTTGAAAAGATCGATGAAGTCATGGAGTCTTTCTCTTACTATACGATAGAAGCATCAAGCAATCTTGCACTTGAAAAAGGTGTCTATCCGAATTTTGAAGGGTCTGACTGGTCCAAAGGGATTCTGCCTATTGACAAAGCCAATGAAAATGCCTGCAAACTGGTTGACAGAGGTGGTCTGTTCGGTTACAGCCATGACTGGCAGAGACTCAGGGAGAAAGTACAAAAAGACGGCATGCGTAACGGATACCTCATGGCGATCGCACCAACAAGTTCTATCTCCATTTTGACAGGTACGACGCAGGCGATAGAACCAGTATACAAGAGAAAATGGTTTGAGGAGAATCTCTCCGGACTCATTCCTGTAACGGCTCCGAAGCTCTCACCTGATACCTGGCAGTACTATATCCCTGCCTATGATCTGGACCAGAACCTTCTCATCAAAGCAGGAGCGATCAGACAGAAGTGGCTTGACCAGGGACAGTCCCTGAACATCTTCATTACGCTTGACAAAGCAAGCGGCAAATACCTGAATGAGATCTACATGAATGCGTGGAAGTTTGGACTGAAGTCGACATACTATCTCAGAAGCCAGTCACCTGAAACGACAGGAGATGTAGAAGACAGATCACAGGAGTGTGTGGGGTGTCAATGA
- the rsmA gene encoding 16S rRNA (adenine(1518)-N(6)/adenine(1519)-N(6))-dimethyltransferase RsmA, protein MIIDNLAEFASKKFGQNFLKNDIYLHKIIQAMPDDNLKVAEIGPGLGDLTKELVKVRNVTAFEVDKRLCEHLATEFEAPISQGRFELQCGDVLERWGEGSLLDEPYHLVANLPYYIATNIILKAFKDEQCQSILVMVQKEVAVKFSAVANQKEFSALSVLAASVGEARLCFEVEPEAFVPPPNVTSAVLLIEKNRSMDDEKFESFLKIAFAQPRKKLSKNLSAAFSKEIVEQTFATLGLTPNMRPHEAETSIYHLIYNELKDKLDGKQQSKQRKQSKSRTKNAARGE, encoded by the coding sequence ATGATTATTGATAATTTGGCGGAATTTGCATCAAAGAAATTTGGCCAAAACTTTCTTAAAAATGATATCTATCTGCACAAAATCATCCAAGCGATGCCCGATGACAACCTGAAGGTTGCAGAAATCGGGCCTGGCTTAGGTGATTTAACCAAAGAACTTGTAAAAGTTCGAAATGTCACAGCATTTGAGGTTGATAAAAGATTATGCGAGCATCTTGCGACGGAATTTGAAGCACCCATCTCACAGGGCCGCTTCGAATTACAGTGCGGAGATGTGCTTGAGCGTTGGGGGGAAGGAAGTCTGCTTGATGAGCCTTATCATCTTGTAGCGAACCTGCCTTATTATATTGCAACCAATATCATATTAAAAGCCTTCAAGGATGAACAGTGCCAGTCCATACTGGTAATGGTTCAAAAAGAAGTAGCCGTGAAGTTCTCTGCCGTTGCCAATCAGAAGGAGTTTTCCGCTCTTTCTGTACTTGCAGCCAGCGTAGGAGAAGCGAGACTCTGTTTCGAGGTAGAACCCGAAGCATTCGTACCTCCTCCGAATGTCACTTCTGCCGTGCTTTTAATAGAGAAGAACCGTTCCATGGATGACGAGAAGTTTGAAAGCTTTCTGAAGATCGCTTTTGCACAGCCCAGAAAAAAACTCTCTAAAAACCTGTCCGCGGCCTTCTCCAAAGAGATAGTGGAGCAAACCTTTGCAACATTGGGACTAACCCCCAATATGCGACCTCATGAAGCTGAGACATCTATTTATCATCTCATATATAATGAATTAAAGGATAAGCTAGATGGAAAACAACAATCAAAACAGCGAAAACAGTCAAAATCAAGGACAAAAAACGCCGCAAGAGGGGAATAA
- a CDS encoding RluA family pseudouridine synthase gives MPFVKERFTVPERMPAFLFIMRAFNYTQGEAQRLICKGRLLIDGKSIYNPGTKIDRGEVEVVHFKALSKGRMPLFQNRDFMVFEKPSGILVHPNTMATPYSMLDEIRALCGDKANATHRIDMETSGLLLASKHKKAEHYLKSAFELKKIQKSYLAWVDGEVSEPFSVDMPIKINNDYSKCKHKVFVEAEGKYAHTDFKPLMYDETLDATLVACYPLTGRTHQIRVHLFHVKHPILGDPIYGTAFHAANEYLEGTLSQEERLEQTGSTRLMLHAQTLKFTYGATYFIESKVGFTKMKGLICPKEKRVFNARNQKY, from the coding sequence ATGCCATTTGTCAAAGAGAGATTCACTGTTCCCGAGCGTATGCCTGCCTTTCTTTTTATCATGCGTGCTTTCAACTATACCCAGGGGGAAGCCCAGCGCCTCATCTGCAAAGGACGTCTTCTTATCGATGGAAAATCTATTTATAACCCTGGAACGAAGATAGATAGAGGAGAAGTAGAAGTAGTACATTTTAAAGCTTTATCCAAAGGCCGGATGCCTCTCTTCCAAAACAGGGACTTCATGGTGTTTGAAAAGCCCTCCGGTATTCTGGTACACCCAAATACCATGGCCACCCCCTACTCGATGCTCGATGAGATACGTGCACTGTGCGGGGATAAGGCCAATGCAACACATCGTATCGATATGGAGACATCCGGGCTGCTGCTGGCCAGTAAACACAAAAAGGCAGAGCATTACCTAAAGAGTGCGTTTGAGCTCAAAAAGATACAAAAAAGCTATCTTGCATGGGTTGACGGAGAAGTAAGCGAACCTTTTTCCGTTGATATGCCCATCAAGATCAATAACGACTACTCAAAATGCAAACACAAAGTCTTTGTCGAAGCGGAGGGAAAGTATGCACATACCGATTTCAAACCGCTTATGTATGATGAAACACTTGATGCCACACTGGTGGCCTGCTACCCGCTTACCGGACGTACACATCAGATCAGAGTCCACTTGTTTCACGTGAAACACCCTATTTTAGGCGACCCTATCTATGGCACTGCTTTCCATGCTGCCAACGAATACCTGGAAGGCACTCTGTCTCAGGAAGAACGACTCGAACAAACCGGGTCAACACGTTTGATGCTGCATGCCCAGACATTGAAGTTCACATATGGAGCAACCTATTTTATTGAAAGCAAAGTGGGTTTTACCAAGATGAAAGGATTGATCTGTCCTAAAGAAAAACGGGTTTTCAACGCGAGAAATCAGAAATACTGA